A single region of the Lotus japonicus ecotype B-129 chromosome 4, LjGifu_v1.2 genome encodes:
- the LOC130712288 gene encoding uncharacterized protein LOC130712288: MKIVSYNVRGLGSSAKRRIIRELLVKEQIDMMCVQETKLESVDVGDCTQMWRDSELEWKALPVVNKGGGLLCIWKRDTFHLLECVLGHGFIGLVGTWGDMSETSAIVNIYSSCRLEEKRAMWRELVEWKNRSPISLWCLGGDFNSVRAEEERRGVATNIGSQRRDIAEFNRFIEEMELLDLPLSGRKYTWYRPNGQAQSRIDRFLLSPEWLANWPHSAQIGFDSFVQKTWEENQITGWGAYRLKEKLKGLKVKLKSWNREVFRDLRTRREATILQINDLDSKEEELGLSEEEINLRKTVTA, encoded by the exons ATGAAGATTGTGTCATATAATGTGAGAGGACTGGGCAGTAGTGCCAAGAGGAGAATAATTAGAGAACTATTGGTCAAAGAACAAATTGATATGATGTGTGTTCAAGAGACAAAGTTGGAATCAGTGGATGTGGGCGATTGTACACAAATGTGGAGGGACTCGGAGTTGGAATGGAAAGCATTACCAGTTGTTAATAAAGGAGGTGGTCTTCTCTGCATTTGGAAGAGAGACACTTTTCATCTATTGGAGTGTGTGCTTGGGCATGGATTCATAGGCTTGGTGGGAACATGGGGGGACATGTCAGAAACCTCTGCAATTGTTAATATTTATTCTTCTTGCAGGTTGGAGGAGAAAAGGGCCATGTGGAGAGAACTAGTAGAATGGAAAAATCGAAGCCCAATATCCCTCTGGTGTTTGGGTGGTGATTTCAACTCAGTACGGGCAGAGGAGGAACGAAGGGGAGTGGCGACAAACATTGGCTCTCAGCGAAGGGACATTGCAGAGTTCAATAGATTCATTGAGGAGATGGAGTTGCTGGACCTTCCCTTGTCAGGCAGAAAGTATACATGGTACAGGCCCAACGGGCAAGCCCAAAGTCGAATTGATCGTTTCCTGTTATCCCCTGAGTGGCTAGCAAATTGGCCTCATTCTGCGCAGATTGG ATTTGACAGTTTTGTGCAAAAAACGTGGGAGGAGAACCAAATTACAGGGTGGGGCGCTTACAGActtaaagaaaaattgaagggaCTGAAAGTAAAATTGAAGAGCTGGAACAGGGAAGTGTTTAGGGATTTGAGAACCAGGAGGGAGGCAACAATTTTACAAATTAATGATCTGGATAGTAAGGAGGAGGAGTTGGGGCTATCTGAGGAGGAGATCAATTTGCGTAAAACAGTGACGGCATAA
- the LOC130712289 gene encoding uncharacterized protein LOC130712289, giving the protein MWRIFRRYEKVWEIYIPATRTKEGLRFGFVHFKDIKDVKYLELRLNQIVIGIEKVHVNLARYSKENNMKVVKAYHRPETEQKRETKEQGPKQHYNTGRTYNHSYAQTVKTGAQGRKRIAGKVDGERGGKWSRI; this is encoded by the coding sequence ATGTGGAGAATTTTCCGGAGATATGAAAAGGTTTGGGAGATTTACATCCCAGCTACGAGAACCAAGGAGGGCTTGAGGTTTGGCTTCGTTCACTTCAAGGATATCAAGGATGTTAAGTACTTGGAGCTGAGACTGAACCAAATTGTGATTGGGATAGAGAAGGTGCATGTAAATTTGGCCAGGTATTCCAAGGAAAACAACATGAAGGTGGTAAAAGCATATCATAGACCCGAGACGGAACAAAAAAGAGAGACCAAGGAGCAAGGACCTAAACAACATTACAACACAGGAAGAACATATAACCACTCATATGCTCAAACGGTGAAAACGGGGGCACAAGGGAGAAAGAGGATCGCTGGAAAAGTGGATGGTGAAAGAGGGGGAAAGTGGAGTCGAATCTGA
- the LOC130711389 gene encoding RGS1-HXK1-interacting protein 1: MAETDSSSPSSTSEPAASLASIAENLQRSAVQSARTVQHNSSTQFRTFQNFLPKAVSQYRTYEDAFFNKVKDGLIVAKEHQALGVGFAVSAALLAMRAPRRFLFRNTLGRFQSEEARYASAEKNVKDLNLSVDLLKKESIKLLERTTLAEKEMKYGHTELTITGAQLQRLAKSSYKVEAQAADLIDRLRHIPSREALTLRAEVASLASTLKRQRSAMDKRIMKISELGIAV, from the exons ATGGCCGAGACAGATTCGTCCTCCCCTTCTTCGACATCTGAACCCGCGGCATCGCTGGCGTCGATAGCAGAGAATCTTCAGCGTTCTGCAGTTCAATCTGCTCGCACTGTGCAACACAACTCTTCCACCCAGTTTCGTACCTTTCAG AACTTTTTACCCAAAGCAGTGTCACAGTATAGAACTTATGAAGATGCTTTCTTCAATAAAGTTAAAG ATGGATTGATCGTTGCAAAGGAGCATCAAGCTTTAGGTGTTGGTTTTGCTGTTTCCGCTGCCCTTCTTGCTATGCGAG CTCCAAGAAGGTTTCTGTTTCGTAACACATTGGGTCGGTTTCAGAGTGAGGAG GCTCGGTATGCAAGTGCTGAGAAGAATGTGAAGGACTTGAACCTTTCAGTAGATTTACTGAAGAAGGAGAGCATAAAATTGCTTGAAAGGACAACTCTTGCTGAGAAGGAAATGAAGTATGGGCATACCGAACTAAC GATCACTGGAGCCCAACTTCAACGGCTGGCAAAATCATCATACAAGGTTGAAGCCCAAGCTGCTG ATTTAATAGACAGGCTGCGGCATATACCTAGTCGTGAAGCACTGACACTTCGAGCTGAG GTTGCCTCTTTGGCTTCAACATTGAAGCGGCAGAGATCTGCGATGGATAAACGGATAATGAAGATCTCCGAGTTAGGGATTGCTGTGTGA
- the LOC130711639 gene encoding transcription factor Pur-alpha 1 isoform X1, translated as MEGNSGGGGGGGSGGGGGGGGGSDVELLCKTLQVEHKLFYFDLKENPRGRYLKISEKTSATRSTIIVPFSGISWFLDLFNYYVNSDDQDLFSKELQLDTKVFYFDIGENRRGRFLKVSEASVSRNRSTIIVPAGSSRDEGWAAFRNILAEINEASRLFIMPNQQQNSESSERLVGLSDDVGAGFISGHSTQPATSSELNVDRSVDLPAQDEIGNLGVSKVIRADQKRFFFDLGSNNRGHFLRISEVAGSDRSSIILPLSGLKQFHEIVGHFVEITKDRIEGMAVANVRTVDPPQR; from the exons ATGGAGGGGAATtccggcggtggtggtggtggcggaagCGGCGGTGGAGGCGGCGGCGGTGGAGGTTCTGATGTGGAGCTTCTGTGCAAGACGTTGCAGGTGGAGCACAAGCTGTTCTACTTCGATCTGAAGGAGAATCCTCGCGGTCGCTACCTCAAGATTTCGGAGAAGACTTCTGCTACGAGGTCCACCATCATCGTTCCGTTCTCCGGCATTTCCTGGTTTCTCGATCTCTTCAATTACTATGTTAACTCTGACGATCAAGACCTCTTCAGTAAGGAACTGCAGCTTGACACCAAG GTTTTTTACTTCGACATTGGGGAGAATAGGAGGGGCCGCTTCTTAAAG gtgTCGGAGGCTTCTGTAAGCAGAAACCGTAGCACTATAATTGTTCCTGCAGGAAGCTCCAGGGACGAAGGGTGGGCTGCATTCAGAAACATTTTGGCAGAGATTAATGAGGCATCAAGGCTTTTCATTATGCCCAATCAG CAGCAAAATTCTGAATCCTCAGAGCGTCTTGTCGGACTTTCGGATGATGTTGGTGCTGGCTTCATATCTGGTCATAGTACACAACCTGCAACCTCTTCTGAATTGAATGTGGACAGGTCTGTTGATTTACCAGCTCAGGATGAAATTGGAAACTTGGGGGTCTCAAAAGTTATCAGGGCTGATCAAAAAAGATTCTTCTTTGATCTTGGGAGCAATAACAGGGGTCATTTCTTAAGAATATCTGAG GTTGCAGGTTCTGATCGTTCCTCCATCATCCTTCCTCTGTCAGGGCTCAAGCAGTTTCATGAGATCGTTGGTCACTTTGTTGAAATCACCAAGGACCGAATCGAGGGAATGGCAGTTGCAAATGTCCGCACAGTTGATCCCCCTCAAAGATGA
- the LOC130711639 gene encoding transcription factor Pur-alpha 1 isoform X2, whose product MEGNSGGGGGGGSGGGGGGGGGSDVELLCKTLQVEHKLFYFDLKENPRGRYLKISEKTSATRSTIIVPFSGISWFLDLFNYYVNSDDQDLFSKELQLDTKVFYFDIGENRRGRFLKVSEASVSRNRSTIIVPAGSSRDEGWAAFRNILAEINEASRLFIMPNQQNSESSERLVGLSDDVGAGFISGHSTQPATSSELNVDRSVDLPAQDEIGNLGVSKVIRADQKRFFFDLGSNNRGHFLRISEVAGSDRSSIILPLSGLKQFHEIVGHFVEITKDRIEGMAVANVRTVDPPQR is encoded by the exons ATGGAGGGGAATtccggcggtggtggtggtggcggaagCGGCGGTGGAGGCGGCGGCGGTGGAGGTTCTGATGTGGAGCTTCTGTGCAAGACGTTGCAGGTGGAGCACAAGCTGTTCTACTTCGATCTGAAGGAGAATCCTCGCGGTCGCTACCTCAAGATTTCGGAGAAGACTTCTGCTACGAGGTCCACCATCATCGTTCCGTTCTCCGGCATTTCCTGGTTTCTCGATCTCTTCAATTACTATGTTAACTCTGACGATCAAGACCTCTTCAGTAAGGAACTGCAGCTTGACACCAAG GTTTTTTACTTCGACATTGGGGAGAATAGGAGGGGCCGCTTCTTAAAG gtgTCGGAGGCTTCTGTAAGCAGAAACCGTAGCACTATAATTGTTCCTGCAGGAAGCTCCAGGGACGAAGGGTGGGCTGCATTCAGAAACATTTTGGCAGAGATTAATGAGGCATCAAGGCTTTTCATTATGCCCAATCAG CAAAATTCTGAATCCTCAGAGCGTCTTGTCGGACTTTCGGATGATGTTGGTGCTGGCTTCATATCTGGTCATAGTACACAACCTGCAACCTCTTCTGAATTGAATGTGGACAGGTCTGTTGATTTACCAGCTCAGGATGAAATTGGAAACTTGGGGGTCTCAAAAGTTATCAGGGCTGATCAAAAAAGATTCTTCTTTGATCTTGGGAGCAATAACAGGGGTCATTTCTTAAGAATATCTGAG GTTGCAGGTTCTGATCGTTCCTCCATCATCCTTCCTCTGTCAGGGCTCAAGCAGTTTCATGAGATCGTTGGTCACTTTGTTGAAATCACCAAGGACCGAATCGAGGGAATGGCAGTTGCAAATGTCCGCACAGTTGATCCCCCTCAAAGATGA